Proteins co-encoded in one Aspergillus flavus chromosome 2, complete sequence genomic window:
- a CDS encoding putative methionyl-tRNA formyltransferase, with protein MVSAVVFGYHNVGVRCLSVLLAQNIEVKLVVTHSDDDDENIWFDSVSNLASLHGIPVVTPDSPNTEEMLTRLRSLNPDLIFSFYYRKILSVPVLETARRGCYNMHGSLLPHYRGRAPVNWALLHGETQTGATLHEMVRKPDAGAIVGQMAVPILPNDTASDVFSKVLVAAELVLCQTLPEIVRGTVVARKMDLRSGSYFGGRKPQDGLIDWGTMGARQIHNLVRAVTHPYPGAFMDTARGRITIWRTLVLDDSPTSSARPSLLQEGGQLRAIACDGGVLRIVHAELEGRLLDQETFTKVFGSSYPLPCILPNKAMPCGVVHTTRGRT; from the coding sequence ATGGTCTCTGCGGTCGTTTTCGGATACCACAACGTAGGCGTGAGGTGTCTCTCCGTTCTCCTTGCACAAAACATCGAGGTCAagctggtggtcacccattcagatgatgacgacgaaaaCATCTGGTTCGATAGTGTCTCGAACCTCGCAAGCCTCCATGGAATCCCCGTGGTGACGCCCGACAGTCCGAATACAGAAGAAATGCTTACGCGTCTGCGATCGCTGAACCCCGATCTGATCTTCTCGTTCTACTACCGCAAGATACTTAGCGTGCCGGTGCTGGAGACGGCGCGTCGTGGATGCTACAATATGCATGGCTCTTTGCTACCTCACTACCGTGGACGAGCCCCCGTCAACTGGGCCCTCCTGCACGGTGAAACCCAGACGGGCGCCACCCTCCACGAAATGGTCCGGAAGCCTGATGCAGGCGCTATTGTGGGGCAAATGGCAGTGCCTATCCTGCCCAATGATACGGCCTCGGATGTGTTTTCCAAGGTCTTAGTCGCGGCCGAGTTGGTGCTCTGCCAAACCCTCCCCGAGATAGTGAGGGGCACGGTGGTAGCGAGAAAGATGGATCTCAGATCCGGGTCCTACTTTGGGGGACGCAAACCACAGGAcgggttgattgattgggGCACGATGGGAGCACGACAGATTCATAATCTTGTGCGAGCTGTGACCCATCCGTATCCGGGGGCGTTCATGGACACGGCGAGGGGACGAATCACGATTTGGCGCACGTTGGTGCTAGACGATAGCCCTACCTCTTCCGCTCGGCCTAGTCTGCTGCAGGAAGGAGGTCAGTTGCGAGCAATTGCTTGCGATGGAGGGGTTCTGCGGATTGTCCACGCTGAGTTGGAGGGACGATTGTTGGACCAGGAGACTTTTACGAAGGTCTTCGGCTCCTCATACCCACTTCCTTGCATACTGCCCAATAAGGCCATGCCATGTGGCGTAGTCCATACAACGAGGGGCAGAACTTAA
- a CDS encoding nucleoside-diphosphate-sugar epimerase (UDP-glucuronic acid decarboxylase 1): protein MSGQGVPENKHSKILVAGAAGFLGSHLVDLLLEKGHEVIGLDNFQTGFPNNLKHLISNAKFTLVRHDVRAPLPELPIVDQIYHLACPASPIQYQKDHIGTLDTCYRGTKSLLEFATQRKIRILFTSTSEVYGDPKVCPQPETYWGNVNPFGPRSCYDEGKRVGEALMYGYREQHGTDIRIARIFNTYGPRMAASDGRVVSSFIASALSGQPIQVTGDGSATRSFQYVSDCANGLYRLMNSNYAKGPVNIGNDNENTILQLAEMVAELVASTTSQQPKVSIKFLPSPVDDPTTRRPDNSLALRELGWKPIVSLEQGLRHTIRWHIEEMSRGGHRVARL from the exons ATGTCTGGCCAGGGTGTACCAGAAAATAAACATTCCAAGATCCTGGTTGCTGGA GCTGCGGGGTTCTTAGGGTCACATCTTGTAGACCTTCTGCTAGAGAAAGGCCATGAGGTGATTGGTCTGGACAACTTCCAAACGGGCTTTCCCAACAACCTGAAACACTTAATTTCGAATGCCAAATTCACCCTCGTCCG CCATGATGTGCGAGCTCCTTTACCAGAGCTACCTATCGTGGATCAGATATATCACCTCGCCTGTCCAGCTAGTCCCATCCAGTACCAGAAAGACCATATTGGCACCCTAGATACCTGCTACCGCGGCACAAAAAGTCTGCTAGAATTCGCAACACAACGCAAGATCCGAATTCTATTCACAAGCACATCTG AGGTCTACGGAGATCCCAAGGTCTGTCCCCAACCGGAGACATACTGGGGGAATGTGAATCCCTTTGGTCCCCGGTCTTGCTATGATGAAGGCAAACGAGTCGGGGAGGCTCTAATGTATGGATATCGGGAACAGCATGGAACTGACATTCGGATTGCCCGTATTTTCAACACGTACGGACCGCGGATGGCTGCCTCGGATGGAAGGGTcgtttcttcattcattgcGAGCGCGTTATCGGGACAACCCATCCAAGTTACGGGCGACGGATCGGCGACCCGTTCATTCCAGTATGTTAGTGATTGCGCGAACGGCCTCTATAGGTTGATGAATAGCAATTACGCAAAAGGACCGGTGAACATAGGGAACGATAATGAGAATACCATACTACAGTTAGCGGAGATGGTTGCGGAGCTAGTAGCCAGTACTACTAGTCAGCAACCCAAGGTCAGTATCAAATTCCTTCCATCACCGGTAGATGATCCTACCACTCGACGACCGGACAATTCTCTAGCACTGAGAGAACTTGGGTGGAAACCAATTGTGTCCCTTGAGCAGGGCCTAAGACACACCATTCGGTGGCATATTGAGGAAATGAGTCGTGGTGGCCACCGTGTAGCGCGGCTGTAA